Within Spinacia oleracea cultivar Varoflay chromosome 4, BTI_SOV_V1, whole genome shotgun sequence, the genomic segment acagaaatataaatattatccaagacgaAGATATTAAAGGAAACAGAAATATAGTTCGGATTGGAAAATGTTAAacagaaatagaaatattgccggaaacagaaatattaccggaattggaaatgttgtcgaaattggaaatattgtcggaaacgtaaatattgttcgaatcgtaaaaaaaaaattcggaatcGGAAAGCGAACCAGGAAGCACGACGAGCGATTGCTTAACGAGCAAGCCCGCGAGACCCAAGGCTCACCGtaagcgccaggcccagcgcccagcaggcTTGCGCGCGCCAagcagcgcccagcgatgggaCGTGTGCTATGTCTTGGGCGCCAAGCCACAAGCAACAACGTGGGTCTCAAGCCACACCTTCTACAGCGCTGCCCCAGTCCGTACACATGGCTTGTGCGCTAAGCAAGCTTAGGCGCCAAGTAGGTTGGGCCTCAAGCCTTTATTTTCCTAATCCTGCAATTGTTGAAATTCTAGCATAATTAGATTTTAATTATTTCTAGAATACTAAAGAGTTTGCGTTTAACTAAAAGCATAAAAGTTTTAGTTattcgattcctagtaggattgcgattccctatttccactcaataaatatgtggttcatgatcacaatttataagaaaTATACAAGATTGAATACATTGAATTACgcacacaattcataattttTACCTATCACATTTtctgagtttcccgagtgcataaaaccttagagaacattctagttggttgagtctaaggcggatccgaacgtactgtggacttCCTACGGAGGggagacatttggagtcctttacttgttcttgttcgatatGGGGGcctctagggaaggcacgcatcacattgtatgtataacAAATTATGCTATTGACTATGTGGTAATTGTTTTGTATTCCTGGCTTGGGCAGCCTTTTATACCTCCCCTTAGTGTCCATTTAGGAGGGAGCAGTTCCCATCCTTGGAGCGGGGATCCTTAGGCTTGTTGGTATGAGATGGAGCGGAGGCGCCATGCCTACGATTTTGAGGTGCAGCGTAGGTTTATGACAACCAgcagccttatcagtattccccctattgatagggtgtttttccgtcgttgaaagatcaacacctcaccaaacaaaatttataaaaccactagactaaccggctatatgaactatagcggcaagtatagggatcatcccatagaaacggtggttatcgagtttagatgtcaagctagttcgaacaagaatttggtttgaattatcactaagaaactaaaactaacAATTATGCGAAGTTGAATCAAGAAaaggaaacgttagggagttggggataggctagggaaatcgggggaaatgaactaaaCTATCTAGCAATGACGATCATGCAACGACTTGCCAAATAGGCAAATAGCATCaaatgacgaacccgccacctctcggatggggtACGCTAAGTGTCTAGTCTACGGacgagctttcgcctaatcctagactaaactaacTTGAATATAATAGGCACAACTATTTGCTAACACAAGATAGgctcacaatctcttgccaaacctaacctaTGCTTCCAATTAAATCTAATTGAATAGCATTTGCACCTACCACTCAATtaagcatggatatcctatcacgaaatcatatttaatctcattaatcaatcaacaattaatcatcaatttcccataattaagcccctagattctcccctttccctaacctaattctactaaCTAATGATTCTAagaatcaagaaatccattaattctagactagcaaacatgaaattgaaagATTAGAAAAAGAGAATCTAAGAGtagaacaatcaattgaacaatcaactagagaattaagaatcaaagtactaaagtaaaaacaagaagaattcaagaattaaagcaattaaagagcaatcaacaatcacaacaaGAGCAAAAactaagaaattgaattgaattgcacaaaattagaagaagagtttaggAAATTACAACTTTGATGCTTcaagtttctctctctagaaatgctgaaaatCTACTTTGAGATTCTAAAAATGTAAACTAAAATTctacacaaataaaataaatgaaaaatctaTATATAAGTTTTCCCAAATAGAAGCCGGAATTCGAAAATATGCAGCCCGCGcagccattcggtcgcacataccctctgtgcgaccgaacaaaagAGAACTTGTTCGACCAAATTTAAtcctgtgcgagcgaaggcagcgaagaacaattccttcttcatgtgcgaccgaacgagaAATCATGTTCGGTCGAATGGTGTTTCTTTGGCTCATGTATCCTTTGCAGTTTGATTCGGTCGAACAGAAAGacctgtgtgggcgcacaacttttgtgcggtcgaacagaaAGACCTGTGCGGTCGTTTTCCATTTTTGAGGCATTCTgtctccaaaatccaatttgtgGGACCGAAAAAAAAGAGACGTTCGGTTGCACAAAACTGGATATTCCTTGATGTCCATTTGCACTtctctgttcgggcgcacaagtaaccactcgatcgcacaagccctgttttggctcaattctacttgttttccatcacttttgatcataatcacctataaagcacaagatggaacgaaacttataaaaatcacaGAAAAGGctgtaaaaactataaaaaagcataacaaactaacataaaatcctaagctaagagcgacataaatgtcgctcatcaaattcccccaagctaagcgtttgctagtcccTAGCAAACTAAACTCAATTAGGGAAGAATGGGCAACTATTCGAATTCTAAAAACCGACAAAAACATAAAATCTAACAAacctaatcaaggcaagacctaaaaaatgaaaaacaaaccaagaaaagaaggaaagaaaagaaaaagaaaagaaaagagaagaaagcaAAATTAAACCACAAAATCCAAgatagggcctttattatggaacgagtataaaagaacaataatattaccaatcaaataaatgagtacacgctaactaatgtcctaagtcgagtgaaagattcaagtgccaagcaaagcgaactaagggTGAACACTAATGAATTccccttgagaatagcgtctcgagataccgcgaaggcgccggagaaaacaagattaggctacccgacatcttagtatgacaatcccattccataaattaaacttgaccaaatcctccctccaccgacaatgattcaactcaaaagggtcgagaggactttttagggtgtaacgtaggctaggggtaaggtgtggaacaaatttggtaatttggtgctcatacctaaagtgaagcgcaattatagaactcaactcaagcaaatagaacgaaaaacaaactcataccacttattgggggtacccccaagcttattcaacaactattctaaactacaactctctttgcacttttcttgatttgattttctctttttttgtgtttcaattgaaacttttctcatgccttgtttttctctatttttggctttttcaaaactttactttctcatttttcttatgcatcatttattcactatatacaacatatttcccaaacattgccattcataccaataacaatcattcctcaacattgcatattcattcaaaacctcaagcatcataacacaaagctacactatcacttctaagggtgaaaataaaacaaaggctattaggcttgtaatgtgctcataaaaAATGAAGGGgtaaaggctcaaatggctagcaaggggggcaaatgcaaacaaaaatatatgagaaaaatagaaaataaagtcctaaactaaaaagaaaaatagtcaccgaaagaaatgcctctatcgtcccctaaagtagttcggtcgcggtctcgggaaggaaatagtcaaattcaggagataagaaagtcaatgccaaggatccatgccactcaatatatgtatatgtgtttgggctaattcgAACATAACCTCACATGGGAGAAAATACCACTCTCTTCcggtttcaaatcactagagagatcgacaccatcttaccacaagccaagggttcaagacgcatgctacccaaagttcaaccaactttcttaacaccaaatcctagattcgacccaagacaataaaaaccgtgtaaacatctaccaattaggaataaaagcattctagtctacaagttccaattttatttgcccaaatcaagaatattgcctaagaaaacctagaaaaacttgccttgaccaaaggaaagaaaaaaagggagaaacaaaaagaaaaaggaagaaaataagaaaacacaccaaaaaggaaaataaaagaaactaaaatcaaactaaatcaaactaaaaacaaagaaactaatatatacaagtgcacataatggtatggtttccaagacatgagcatcacaaataggcaactacacaacaaaactccccccaagctagaattaggccatgtcctcaaggcctaaaactaaaCAAGGTGGGGCACAACTaaccatccaaccaaatgccccatatgcaagatgcccgtcccaaagaatgcaaggGAGATAGAAGGATGTTACCGGagatgtcgtgggagcaagtcccacaaagaaccggtaaaaacCGAAAAAACTCACCAAAATATCGACGAACAAGGCATTGGTTGCAAGCATGAACCCACATCAATAAAACCCATACCAAAATCATGCATAGAAGCCGCGGGGTGCCTCCCggaagcgctcgtttaacgtcaatagcttgacgaatccccccaaacTCATGGGGGGTCTTTGAGGTCCAAGGAAGCAAAAGAGCCAATAGAGTCGCCCAAGTAATAGTGCTTGAGCCGATGCCCATTCACTTTGAAGGACCCGGAACCATCATTCCGAATCTCGATTGCACCATGGGGAAAGACACGAACAACATCGAATGGACCGCTCCATCGGGATTTGAGTTTTCCCGGGAACAACTTCAAGCGGGAGTTATAAAGGAAGACCTTCTCCCCCTCCTTGAACTCTCTCTTTTTGATCTTGGCATCATGATATTGTTTAGAACGGGCTTTGTAAATGCTCGCCGAGTCATAGGCATTCATGCGGAGCTCCTCTAGCTCATGGAGGTCGAGCAAGCGCCGCTCACCCGCACTAGTGAGCTTGAAATTCAAAGTTTTGATAGCCCACATGACCTTGTGCTCAAGCTCCATCGGCAAGTGGCAATTCTTACCATAAACAAGTTAGTAAGGAGTCATCCCAATCGGCATTTTGAAAGCCGTTCTATACTCCCATATGGCGTCATCAAGTTTGATGGACCAATCCTTGCGGTTCTTGGCCACCGAATTTTCTAAAATAGACTTGATCTCCCTATTGGTAACTTCCACTTGGCCACTAGTTTGAGGATGATAGCCCACACCAACTTTGTGATGAACACCATACTTCTTCAAGAGAGCCTTGAACTTACCATGGGCAAAATGGGATCCCCCATCACTAATCAAAGCCCCAGGAACCCCAAAACGCGGAAAGATGATCTTCTTGAAGAGGTTCATAACCACTTTGTGATCGTTAGTGGGAGAGGCAATGGCTTCCGCCCACTTGGAAACATAGTCAACCGCTACAAGAATGTAGAGGTTGCCATAAGAAGAAGGGAAAGGACCCATGAAGTCGATCCCCCACACATCGAACACCTCCAACTCTAAGATAGGATTTTGTGGCATTTCATGTCTCTTGGAAATATTACCCGTTCTTTGACAACGATCACAAGACTTGACAAACGCCCAACCATCCCGAAAAAGGGTAGGCCACCACAGCATACTTTGAAGAATCTTGGAAGCAGTTCTATCACCTCCCATATGCCCACCACAAGGGGAGGAGTGGCACGTACAAAGAACACTAGGGAACTCCTCATCCGGGACACACCTCCATAAAAGGCCATCCGGGCACCGTCTCAACAACGTGGGCTCATCCCAAATATAGCGCCTAGAATCATACTTCAACTTGCGGCGTTCTTGAGTTGTGAGATCTTCGGGGATAGCCCCACAAGCCAAGTAATTCACAATGTCAACAAACCAAGGGAGTTGGGAACTCTCAACCATGTACAAGGTATCATCTCTCAAAGCATCCTCAATTGGCACATCATCTGGAGCCTCACTCCCAAGTTCTAGCCTAGATAGGTGGTCGGCTACCACATTCTCGGCTCCTTTTTTATCTCTAATCTCGATGTCAAATTCTTGAAGGAATAGCACCCAACGAATGAGTCTCGGTTTGGCCTCCTTTTTCTCCATAAGATATCGAATAGCTGCATGATCCGTGTACACAATTGTCTTTGACCCAACCAAATAGGTCCTAAACTTTTCAAAGGCATGCACAATGGCGAGAAATTCTTTCTCGGTCGTGGTGTAGTTGGCTTGTGCTTGATTAAGAGTCTTAGACATATAAAAGATCACATGGAGATTTTTGTCTTTTCGTTGACCAAGGACTCCCCCAACCGAGCAATCACTTGCGTCACACGTCAACTCGAAAGGAAGAGACCAATCCGGAGCTTGAACTATAGGAGTAGAAATAAGGGCACCCTTGATTGTGTTGAAGGCCTTGAGACACGCGGCATCAAAGTGGAAGTCACATTCCTTTTGGAGGAGGTTTGTGAGAGGCCGAGCAATCAATGAAAAGTCTTTAATGAACCGCCTATAGAATCCGGCCAAGAAAGGACCGGATCCCCTTAACATTCACCGGGGGAGGCAACTTCTCTATTACTTCGATTTTCGCTCTATCTACCTCTATACCATGGTTAGAGACCTTGTGCCCTAGAACAATTCCTTCCTCCACCATGAAGTGGCATTTTT encodes:
- the LOC110776169 gene encoding uncharacterized protein; translated protein: MELEHKVMWAIKTLNFKLTSAGERRLLDLHELEELRMNAYDSASIYKARSKQYHDAKIKKREFKEGEKVFLYNSRLKLFPGKLKSRWSGPFDVVRVFPHGAIEIRNDGSGSFKVNGHRLKHYYLGDSIGSFASLDLKDPP